The Leishmania mexicana MHOM/GT/2001/U1103 complete genome, chromosome 6 DNA segment caggaaggagaagcgcacaagcagcagcggaatAGCGGCAACAACAGAAAAGATGGACAGACCAGACGGACGGGAGAGGCGCGGAAGGGGATGGCAAGGCGGATGTGAGGCAAGGGGGAGAAGTTACAGTGGATCCGTGCCGTGCACCCGCAGCTGATCGTTACTGAAGGAGGGGGTATGGGAGGGATGCTTCACAGGGGCAGCACCAGCTTCCACGGAGGTCACGGGGTGTGCTCgtcacaagcacgcacactcacGATTCCCAGGTACTACTCGTTGTGGCTGTCCCACATGCGAAGATCTACTAAACCTTAGACTCTGAGGGCGTCTGTGCCCTCCatcttccctctctcgctcgccctccccccacccgccacgcgcgcatgcgcatgtgAGGGATGATCATAGCGGGCGaatgaagagagagacagacaggaTCAATCTCTGTCAATGTGTGCCTGTCGGTGGTTGGGTGCATGtttcctgctgctgctgctttgtGTGTGGTCGGCGCACCTTATCCGAGACAGCTTACGCGATTACATGAACGCCTCGGCTAAACGGTATTTAAGTACAGAGAAGAACGCATCtgaacgcacacacgcacgtcctcgccacacgccacaccacacccGCCGTGTCCAGTGCCCTCCACCCCATCACTCGTGCACGAGGCAACAACGGGGAGACAAACGGAAGCTTGAAGGGAAGATGGCGATGATATGGGGAGGGCCGGGAAggcaggggagaggcacATCGGCGCACTCGCTCACTCCGTGGCGCGCACTACTTCGCCTCCAGCACGAAGTTCGGAATGAAATCGTGAATCGAAAACGTCGTCTTGCACGCCGGACACTCCAGCGTGCCGTtgcgcaccgccacgacgTTCATGGCGTAGTGCACCGTGCGCAGGAACGCGCTCGTGTCGCTGAAGTCAGCGCCCTCCATCGTCTCTGGCAGCTCAGCcgatgccgacgccgcctcggccgtATCAGCGCCCTCGTCGTGGGACGGCCCACGCACAGAGTCgtgcgcctcgcgcagcgcgtgaaAGGTGGTGCGCAGACTTGCGTAGTCGACACGCGCCAGCATGCGGCGCGTGAACTCGGCGTCGTACTCTACCGGAAtctcctccgtctccgcggcggtgacgaggagggggtaCGTGTCGCACTTCAGGCAGGCGAGAAAGTTATGTGTAAGCAGCCGCATTGTGTAGACAGCCGAAGAAGCGTCAGTAAAGGCCTTGAAGGGAgatcagcggcagcagcagcgttgcACGCCTTTTGCCAACCGGGTGCGAGTATAGCTGAagcacatacgcacgcatGCCGCCGGTTGCCGtagagaaaaaaggagaagacaTAAAAGATGATGTGGGAGTGAGGAGTGAATGGGGGGAGCCCGTGCTCGCTCATGTGCGGATGCGAAGTCACTGAACAGAGAGACGcggcagggaggaggagcgtgcgagCGCGGTGGATCGCCGGGGAGGCGACGTGCGCCTCAGTGCCACCACCATCCTCTACGCCTAGATCTGTCCGCActcacacatgcgcgcgcgcgccgtcagcagcagaATCTGCCCAACGTGCCCCGATGTGCCCTCGTAGATGCGAGCGCATCCGGCAGAGGGCCTAAAACGGGAAGCAGAGATGAAGTCCAACGGGGGGAAAGGCGTGTGCGGGCCGGtgcagaggcgcacgcgtcagcagcagcggcagacagCTGTGCGTACACTTACTATGTGTGCATCAACCGCGTGtccggcagcgcctccagcaggTCCAAGATGCTCACCGTGGCGGCTGGCGGGACACTCGACGGTAGATCGGCGTTGCCTGTGACGCTTGGCGACCCATCATCCGCTTCGCTCTCCGTGGAGGACATCACCACCGTCTGCGGTGATGATGCCCGAAGGCCAACTGTGCCTGACGCGGCAGTGGCCCCACTGGACACCAATGGCACTGCGGGGCGAGacgggcacgcacgcatcacCTGTCGCGGTTGCGGCGGTGGGTCCTTTCGTGGAGTCGAGGACAgccgtggaggcgctgcggcactccGTGGCGGGGCCTCATGTGGAGGTGCAGCAAACTGAGCTGCGGCCCACGCGCGATGTAGCTCCTCCAGCCGAGCCTCAACTTGCCTGTCTTGCAGTTTGCCGGCTCGCGGAAGGCCcagcgcgcggcgcagcagcgcattcTCCTTCCGCAACTcctgcaccttctcctcAAGCGCCATCCGCGCCTGCGTCGCGGCGTCGACGTGCACGACCGGTGTCGCACGAATGTGGCGCGCCCGCTCCGCGTAGTGGAGCGTGCGCAGGGACTCCTCGAGGTGCAGCGCGCTCGGACTCACGCAGGCGACCATCACAGTGCGGCCGTGCCCATCCAGGCTGTGCATGAGGAGCTGAGTGAGAACGCTTGAACGGTAGGGAATGaatggcggcggctgcgctgacGCTTTCGCCGGTTGCGTGGCGTCGGACGACGCAGGcggggaggcggagaggagcTCCAGCACACGGCCAAGGCTGAAGAGAGACTTGTTGATAGACCCCGTCTCCGCACTGTTGGTCGACAGCGTCTTCTTGAGTCGCTCCGATCCAGCCAGATCCACAAAGACAAGTCGCCCGTGCCGGGTGGACGAGAGgggagctgcggcgccaggcagcggcgaggacgacggtGCGCCGTCACTGTCGACACCCTCCGCAGAggtcgcggcggccgcctcgtcccGCACTTCAAAGAAGACGGTGAAGACGACGTGCGAACGGCTGCTGTCCACGTTGAGTGCGtggctgccgcgctgccgatTTCGCTGTccctcgcgcagcacaaGCAGGAAGTCCTCACGGCCACGGCATTCGACCATCAGTGAGCCCTCTACGAAGAAAGACGAGGCCGCGGCCgaccagcggcaccgcaccCCGTCACCACCGTCTGGCTGGAGCAAGTCATAGAGGGACTCCTGGTAGAGCTCGACGAAGGAGCACttcgccgtcaccaccgtGGTCGCGGAGGCAGAAGCGCCAACAGACGCGCCACTGATGCCGCCATCATCGCGGCAATCGGCAGAGCCCTTtctggcgccgtcgctgtctcTGAGCTTGCTCTTGAGCTTCCTTGACGACCGACGCAGCTCCTTGAGTCGACGCGCGATGTAGTGCACGGCCTGATACTGCAGCCCATCCTCGGCGACCAGCGGCGTAGGGGTGTCGGAGACTGGACCCGCAGACGCCGGCCCCGGAAGCGCCCGCCCGCTCAGCGAGTACGTCTTTCCGCTGCCTGTTTGCCCAAAGCAGAACACCGTCACCACCTCACCCgcaagcgccgcctcgcagaGCGCCGGCATCTCCAGCATGTCGAAGAACTCCTCCTGCGTCGTGCTGGGGCCGGCGCAGTAGTCAAAGCCGTAGACCTTCGCTGTCTCGCTActgcccccgccgccaccgccgccgttcCCGAGGCTATGCAGCGGGGATTGACGAGTAGGCATGAAGGGGCGATGAGCGCTGCGTCCATCCCCGGTCCCCCCGgccggcggccgcagcacctccagcatGTAGGGGCTAGACATGGGTCGCGTGAGTCGACCCGCAGCTGTAACCACACGAATGACTTCGGAATACGGCAACTTCGTCCCGCCGGTGTCGCGCGCGTGGCAGTCGCCCCGCAGCTGTGCCGGTGTCGATGCGCTTGGCGCGGGTGCCATCTCCGTCTCCATCAAGGGCCGGACACGCACCGCAGCCTTCACACgagtcggcggcggtggcggaggcagtgGAACGACCGAAGCAGCGGAGGGACCAGTAGTCGTCACTGCTGAGATGCTCCTAGGTCCATCCTTGTTGCCTTCAGTGACGGAGCTGAGGCGCGAGCCTCGCCGTGTCATCATCCTGCCCGAAGTCGATCCGGCCTCACCGGGGGTCTTGCCTGTACGTCTCTTGGCGCGTCTATGCGTATGTgtggggaaagggggggagTGTCGAAGGACTGTCTGTGGTACGGCTGCTGTGCGGACGTGGTGGTTCGTGTTCGGCTGTGAGTGATGTCGACGAAGGTGAGTTGTCCGCCgagcccacccaccctcccccacacccctcctgcgctcttccctcttcccccgtCACGCAGGCCGCCCTCCGTCCTTAGCTCTCGATACGTTTAACGAAAAGAcgtgcagccgccaccgccgaaTGTGCAGAGCAACGCAGAAAAGGTCGAGTGCGTCTGTTTTTCCCTCAACGCGTCACTCCACAACGGGCAGGTTGACACGTGCGCGCATACACGAATGCGCAGCTCACCTGCCTCTGTGGCACGGCCGCAACGTCAAGGGAACCAGGGCCAACAGCCAACACCGCCTGGCGTCGTTCAGCCCACTGCAGACAGCGCAGGCTCGGTCCAGGGATGCGCCCAACGCCACCCAAAACGCAGCGAAGACAGAAGAGCGGCGGACAGATGTGTACGGTtgtcgagagagagagaaggtaCCAAGGAGTAGTGAGAGGAGGATATGGTCAAGGGGGGCCGGGAGGGCGtggcgcacgcatgcacacatacgcGGCGGAGGTGTTTGCCAAGAGTGGCCGTAGTAGAGGTGCTACACCAGCGAGAGAGgcccgtgtgcgtgggccTTCATGATCACGCCAGCGCTAGCAGAATCTGTCCTCACGCGAGCCTCCGTCCGCCCGCGCGAAACGGCAGAAGGCCTGAAAGGAACAcgctctccccccccctcctacTTTtgcacaggcacgcgcgGATACGTATTCCTCTCCGTTCACCTATCATTGCGTggcgcggcaccaccacggcTAACTGTAAGACGAGCTCCCTGTACCTCTGCGCAGAACGATACACCGTAGATGCGAAAGGAGAAGGTTAAGGCAGGAGACGGGGCGCCGACACAAAGCGCGAGCGAGGAGACATCGGCAGGTGTCGAATCCGCCTCATACCCATCACACTCGACCCTTCCCCtaccctcctctccctctcgagCCTCCTCGGCATCGCCTTTCGGTCCAATCAAAGCGCACAGTAAAGGCCCATATGTACATGGGTGGGTTGGTGGGAagacctcctccccccctccccgacaGCGATGACACCGTGGGCACGCCATGCGATGGACAGTGGCGCCTCGGTGTGTGGGACGCGCTGGCGTAACTTTGCCAGCCTTGGCGCAAGTGCCCACCACTTGAAGAAGTTGCCCTCTATTTCGCTGCAGTGAGGCGCGGGCGCAGGCAGCTGAGGAAGATGCACACGGGCCGTAGGCGTCGCTACTTCGCCTTCCTTTTCCCGTGGgtgctgcccccgctgctgtTCGCCTCGCGTGCGGTCGTCGGctgtgatgctgccgcagcagcgccgctgccgtcggaGTTTGCACCAGCGCTATCGAGCCGACCACTTTCTGCCGATGGCGTCGACAGCCCAAGCGCGCGCTCCAGAGCCACAACACGCTGGAgaatgcgctgctgccgcgcagccAACGCATCCTCGATGCTTGCGTACACCGCCTGCACGGCCTCGTTCGTTCTCGGCTTCTCGAAGAAGAGGTGAACAtcggcggcgtgctgctcgGCTTGCTGATGTGCTGCCGTCTGCGcaagctcctcctcgtagGCGGCCCGgtacgccgccgcctccttggCCTGCTCCGCGCGTAGGGCCTCCATGGCTGTCAGCGGTGCCGTCAACTCAGGTGCTGTGGGGGGATtagaggcggcagcagccgcggcctcggcagcggtagcggcggcggcgtccttgGAGGCTCCTTTGATGGCGCGCTTAGAGTGCGCGCGAGGCCGCCCGCTCACCGGTTTGCCGTGCCCCGAGGTGGATGTCCGCCGGGGAGACAGCTGCGGCGTCCCGGTGTCACCAACGGTCGCATCGCCACCCGCTGCCTCATCGCGTGTCGCGGACACGGCGGAAacgttgccgctgccactacTTCGTTGGAGAGCAGAGAGACGAGTAGCCTCCCGCAGCGGCAGTACGGACATCGGCGTCTCCACCTGCACCGAGAAGCACACGGGCGCGCGTGTCGACCCTGAGAGGGTGCTCATAGGCTGCTGAGCGTCCGAAGTCACACACATGTGCAGGGCAGTGTGCGAGAGGAGACCCTCCTCCACGACAAACTGCAAGAAGCCCTCAAGCTCGTCCCTCGTCAAGAAGATGTTCTCTGGGGGCATGGCCGCCACCCGTgccagccgctgctcctcagcctccatctcctgctgctgtagctgctgcagcttcgcCTTCTCGGCGCGAGACGGCTTTGCCACTCCggccgccgtcacgccgGAGATGCTGCGCAGAGGGCCGCTGCTCAAGCTTGTCGACCGCGGTGACGTAAGGGCCACAGCTGCGCTCACGACCGGCTCGCGGGGTACTTGCCGCCACGCCCACTCATGTTCCAGCTCCCACTCGACGAATCGCTGCAGCTCGCCATGGAGCGCCTCAGCGTGCGTCGCgtacagcagcggcgtgggcgcggcggcagagaggcTGGTCGAGGTCCCCGCAAGGACATCTTGCTCTGAGCTAGGCGTAGCTCCCGCCGTCGTGATCGCGCTCGAGCGGCGCCCCTTCTTGGACGccttgccgccgctgccctccttGCCGTGAGACAGGGCCGAGCCGCCGGCCGATCCGTGCTCCCCACCACCGGCGCTACCACCACTCGCATTGCCGCTGTGGAAGTGAGACGGTGGGGCATTCCTCTGCGGGCTGCCGtcagacagcagcagcggtgcgatGGGAGTCTCTGTGGATACATCGGCGTCGCCACGGACCAGCGAGCGGTactgccgccaccagctgAGCAGATGCATCGTCTTGAGCGCCTCGAAGCCCTCCCTGGCGCAGTACTGAATGAACTCAACGTGCTGGTCTACCTCGATCTGATGGCCAAGGTGCACCCAGTAATCctcgaggcgcagcgcctggGCAACGAGGGCGGTCAGGTAGAAGGCGCCGACCTCCGCGTTGGTGAGCTTGCTAGTGGCGCCTCCGCGGCAGGAGCGATCTACCATCGCGTCCGGAACGATGACCTCATTCCAAGTAGACGCCGTTCGTGAGAGCGCAGAGGCAGATGGGGAGACCGAGCAAGGGCcccccggcgctgccgccgtcgtagGCGTCGTCGACCGcgtctccccacccccaccagcgGCGCGAGCGATGTTGgtagaggacgaggacgccaTGGAGGTGCCGAAGGCGTGCTCCAAGCCATCTGCAGCCCCGCTCTTTTCGGGGCCACCGGCGCTGTTCGGCGCCGTGTTCAGgccctcggcggcggcgatacTCGAGAAGTCACCCCTAGCAATGAACAAGAGTTGCTGTACGGTGTCGGTGGAGTCGAGGGAGGGCTCGGCGAAGTTGAGCCCGGGGCCGTCGTTTAGGCCGCGGTGGGGGCCGCCGAGGCTGCCCTTGAGAGGCCCCATTTCGTGGGTGTGCGGCGGGGAGACGGTAGCCACACGAagcgcaccgcagcgcggGATGGAAGAGCGAAGAGGATATGAAAAGAGAGCGTACTCACTGTGGCGCTTTCAacccctgtgtgtgtgcgtgtctctggGCAATGGAGGAGCTCGGGTGACGTGACAACGGCAGCGGGCcgttcgtgtgtgcgcgttggtCGACGCCAATGCGAGTGctgcacagagagagagcaagagggTGGAAGGAGAAGTacaagagaggggagaatcacgcatgcgcacatccGCGCACTCGAGGATACAGACACATGCATAAGTATGCCGCCTGtgggaggcgagagagagacagggggGGAGCAGGAGGGATACATGTAACGGTGTGCGTCTGAGAAAGGCCCGCCATGGACGCACGCCTGCAGTCCCTCACCCATCCCCCACCATCACCAATGGTGAGTCATCGGGGTAGGGGAGTGTTAGTGCGAGTGCGAGTGCCGCCCCGGGCATTCCAAGTGCACtgacgcacacagacgcgcacatCCCCCtaccgccaccatcaccaccaggGATCCCATCCTCACTGCGTGCCATGCACCCCCAACCgtgacgacgaccacgaTGATGCCACAGCAGTGGTGAGTGCTGTGTGCGTCCTCTCCATTCGTGACGTTGCCTTTCTTTGCGAgttcgagagagagagtctATGTCGAGATCTAAGCGGAAGACGGCGAGTGAGTGAGCGGGAGAAGAAGGGGCGGTAGGCAcgcgcctgcacgcacgtgcacacacacacacacacgcacacgcacacgcatggcCAGGAATCGCTGGACGGCACATAGGGAAGACACTATTCGGTCAGGGGCGTCGATGGTGTCGGCCAATCAAAGTGCGAGAGGGAGGacaccgacgcggcgccgtgggGAGGCTTCCCTTACACGGCAGCCATGGAGACAAGCGCCGTCGTCAGGCAACGCCGCACGGAGGCAGAAGACTAGGGTGTGAGAGAGTGAGAAAGGGATAGATGGGTAGGCGTGTATGTATGGAGGCGACATGCACGATGTGGTGATGCGCCTGCAGGTGCGTCGCTGCGTCTTGGGCCTTTTCATTCCGCGCCACACAACCAGGTTGGCCGTTGGAAGATAGGGGAAGGCTTCGGCAAGCCACCGAttcgccccacccccaccccctcacgTACACAAAACACGTACCGCCTCACATCACTCGTCCCGGATGCCGTCCCACACCCGTCGccggacacacacacaccgttATCGATACACGCCTGTACGCATGCACACGACAGTCCCCTTGCAATGGCGGCGACACCgacagcggagaggagaTACAGATACGGGAATGAGCTGAGCGGCGCGGAAAAAGATGTGCGCACGCGGGTATCGACGTGTGTCACGTGTGCGTCACCGGAAGGGGGAAAAGGCGGGAATGTGCGGTGGCGTCAGCGCCGCTTTAGGACGTTGCGCAGGTGATTCGCCTCCGTCACCGTCGCAAACCCAAAGACCACCTGCGAGGGCCGAGTCGAAGTGCGCGCGACAACGGTGTACTGCCGCTCTTCAATGTGCTCGTCCTCCTGCACTACTCTCGTCGTGAAGACGTCCAACACGCTAGCCAGCGGTATCTTGATGGTctgcttccctcccctcggATTGCGCTGCGACCATCGCAGGCACTCCTGATTCAAGTCGATCGTGACGAGGCCGCTCAGCGACGTTTTGAAGGTCCCGACCAGACTCCAGAGGGGTCGGACGCAgtagcgctgctgcactggACCACCactcgctgcggcagccgcggcagcatcCATCACGGGTGCAGCACACACGGTGGAAGTACAGTTCGGGTGCAACGCGTCCGCGCCAACAAACAGCTCCTCATCCACCGGAATCGCGCTGACCCCGGTGAACATCCCGGGGCAGACGCGTGGCACGGTaagacgctgcgccgcactctccgccgccggctgCGCCACGTAGAGTGAGGGTCGAGAGGTGGACGTTGGCTGCTGCGATgctgccggcgtcggcggctgcggctctgcCCAAGAGCGTGCACGCTTGTAGGAGCTCACAGTACTGCCCATGCTACTGTCGTTACGGCTGTAGTCGCTGTActcgctgcggtggcggcgcgtgtgcgcggtgaTCGGGATCGTGGAAGGCAGGCACAGGCCTCGACGTTCCGGCTGCTGTACCGGCAGCGAGGCCGTGCTGCCACCCAGCGCAGAGGTAGCTGCGCGGCCTTTGTCGCTGGTGGTATTGCCACCGCTGAAGGGGCGGCGCAGGACGGCACCCCCGGCGTGCTCGAGGGCGGCCGTCGCGCGGCGGATGGCCTCTTCGTCCTCGGCTCGCCGACGAGATgttggctgctgccgctgcttcaccGCAGAAGCATCTGCGTGGTGAGACGTAGAGTGGCTGCGCGAGGTGCTCATCTTAAGCGgccatcgccgcctctccgcgccgctgttgttACTGAAATCCGCCTCCTCAAAGAAGTTGGGCAACGAGCGACGAGTGTGTGTATCTTTGCCGCCATtaccactgctgccgctggcggcggtggtggtggtggtgcgcacTACCGTCCGCGCTGACGACAGCGCAAGACCGTACGGTGCGCTCTTGCCATGGGATTGCTCGGTCTCGTGCGACGTGTTCACGCCCAtcgcgcgcagcgcagcacgtcTTGGCGGGAGAGCGACACCCGTTGCTTCCGGGCGACCGCCATACGCCATCTCGTCGCCGCCCCGCTGCGGCTCTCCGCGACGGAGCCCAGAACGCAGGAGAGAGGTGGTGCCCTGCGTGACGTGTCCGCTGCTGTAGGCCGAGGAAGCGACACTGAGGGAGCGGGACACAGTGAGAGTCTCCGAGTTGGGCGAGATCACCTTTACGCGGGGACCAGTACGAGGCGCCATCGTGCTCTCCCTCTACAGCTTTCTTTTGTTGGTGAGTCTAGATGCGTGTGCAGGTTGCTGGGTGGATCGTTCTGGGCGGTTGCCTTCTCCCCGTCTATATGCTGCCGCGTGCACTGCTCACTCTTCGCCCGGTGGAGCATCTACGTTGTGCgggtgaggaagaggacgagaggtcagaagggggagagcgaggagagaTGAGGCGCGCAAGCACAGCAACAACCCACATACGGCAGAGAAGCAAGAAAGGAATAGAGGAAGGCTGCGGAAGCACTCCAGAGGCACACCGGGATGCGCCTGCCAGCCTGTCTATGAGTGCGTGATGGACGAAGCGAGGAGACGGGGGGAGGATGCGTGCATGTCTACGATGATCAGCCTACTTTGGCTGAGCGCGCTGACAGTAGCGCgtaaacacacacagacagagagggaggctgCCGAAAAAAGGGAAGTGAATCGCGCCAGCCGTGCCACATGGGGAAAGATGGAAGAGCAACCCGCGTGCGTGAGGCGCACAGGCGCATCCGTCTAATGGCGTGCACCcaccacacatacacaaatACCGCACACGCCCTTCGTCATCCCTTTAATCACTCTCCGTTCTTGgacgccctctccctctctctctgttgaGCATTCATGCACCTTTCGTACCTTATCCCtttcgctgccgctgcgcagcgatgGAAACGGTGATAGAGGAGTGACATGTGCACGGACACgggctcctcctcttcacatccctcctcaccaccaccgcgaccCGCCGCTCACCATGAGAATATCGACGCagtggagaggggagggggccaaGATGGTGTGATgggcgcgcgcatgtgtacccgggtgtgtgcggctgcgtggATGGAACGAAAACCAGTGGTACGAGCACACAGGCCCAAACGCACGCGTCCTACTGGGTTGTGGAGGAAGCGGGACCTTTAGCATCCAACAGGCTCTGCTTGATGGCCTCCATGAAACCCACCGAGGCGGCAACTGGCTGCATCGGCTTCCACACCAGCTCGCCCGCCGCGTCCTTCGGCACGCCTCGGCCTACGGTGGGGTCCTCGTCGAAGTACTCACCATCATCCTCGAGCACCACGTGCTgaggcggcgacgccggaAACGATGACGCCGGTGCTGATggcatgtatgtatgtggAGGGCTATGTGTCGTCGTGTGTGGATACCGAGTCGGGATCGTTCATCATACCGTGGACATGCTCAGCCAGAGAAAGAGGGGCGAAAGGCGGAGGGCAGCGATGAGCGAgcatggagagagagagggccaAGTCAGTATCACACGGGCAGCACATGCGTTTTGGAGTCCTGCCAGAGCGGAAACGGCTGACAGTCACACCAGACGGCGAGCCTCGACGACGTCGCTATGGCGCGTCATCAcccgctgctgaagcgggCATGTCTGCCCCTGGGCTgctggagggggagggctgcGATGCACCCACGTAGCGTCGCACGCGGAGATGGTGTGTATGAGGAGCAAAACGAAAAATGGCACGCCACGAAGGCCGAATCGAACGGCTGTGAGAGCAACTCACCTACGGGTTTGAAGCCCGCACCCAGCACCAGCTGAGCTCATCGCGGCTCTCAAACAAATCACGTCAGCGCGGGAATCGAACCCGCGACCCGATCAGGTCGAAGGCGCGTCCGTTGCAGCCAGCATCCGGATATGCTACCGCAACATCAGCGTCGGTGTGCATTTTGGTCACTCTGACTCCGCAAGGCTGTGAACAcgtttgcgtgtgtggatgggtgggtggttACGTGCGTGTTTTGGGGGGGCGAACGAGTACGAGTTGATGAAGGCAGcggacaggaggaggggggaaggtcAAGTTcgatggcagcagcagcagcagtaggcAGCACGAGTAGAGGACGTGTACGAGATTCGGTGCCTCGACGCATGGAGagcgcggcagaggaggagctccGCGGCGGACTCATCGAAGGAGACGCGCtagcagagagagagaggggggggggggttgcgCACGGAAGGGTGCGAGCTCCCACCGCAGACCTGCCGGCGCGTAGGTGTTTGCTGGTGTCATGTCGCTGCTTCTTCTTTTGCTCGCCCTCTGTACCACCTCGTGTGTGAGGCAGCAGAGGGTGGGCGGGAGGGGACGTGCACGGCGCACGCGTCCCCGGAGAACAGGTAGAAGACGACATGAGCAACAAGGAACGTACGAGGCGGGCGagcccacacgcgcgcgcgcatccGCTCACCGCCTCAGTCGCATCAGGGGAGGAAAAAGTTGTACACAATGGCGGCTCTATGAAGCGCTGCctcggaggaggaagcgaagaggcagcagcagctgctgccggagTAACTCAACGGTGGACGGTTGGGGGTGACCTCGCAGAGAGTgagggaggcgcacgcagacacatgCGCATACGCATGCGGACAGAGACGCGCGGGGTCTGCGACAGACTTCACTCTTCGCCAAAAACCTCCATAGAGCACGTGTGTGGTGCACCTCCCCCTAtctcgttgctgctgctgaagcggaGACGACGCTGGCGGGTCCACCAAGAGAAGGGGATAAGATCACGTCGAAGGCAGCGCTATCCACAGCAACCGGCGCTGGCACCTTCTGCGCTGCGTAGTACAGCTTAAAGTGCATGAGCCACGCCTCGAAGCGCGCGGCGGGCGTTAGCGGCGACTTCTCTACCACATCAACAGCCGCAGTATGGGTCGGCTGCGCTGCTACAGAGGTAGTCTTCTCCATCCTCCTGCAGGCCTTGCGTGCGTTGCCCTTTGCCACTTTAGAGCGGCCGCGACCGCTGCTTTGGGCTTCATTGGCGGGAGCCGGCGCAGCTTCTATCCGCTGCGACAACTcccacaccacccaccgGCTCTCCGCCGTTCCGCTCAGCACCGCGGCGTCCACAAGGGGCAGCTGGCACCCGTCCTTCAGCTCTACAGCGATGCCCAGTCGCTCCGGGCAGACAACGACCGTTGCCAGAGACGTCACAGGAAGCATGACATAGAAAGGCCTCGTCGCTCTGCCACTCGCACCGCTGTCGtggggtgcagcagcaggagcggcggccTTGTCCGACGGTGACTGCTGAAGACGCGACCACATCTCGTTGGGGTTCGGC contains these protein-coding regions:
- a CDS encoding kinesin-like protein, coding for METEMAPAPSASTPAQLRGDCHARDTGGTKLPYSEVIRVVTAAGRLTRPMSSPYMLEVLRPPAGGTGDGRSAHRPFMPTRQSPLHSLGNGGGGGGGSSETAKVYGFDYCAGPSTTQEEFFDMLEMPALCEAALAGEVVTVFCFGQTGSGKTYSLSGRALPGPASAGPVSDTPTPLVAEDGLQYQAVHYIARRLKELRRSSRKLKSKLRDSDGARKGSADCRDDGGISGASVGASASATTVVTAKCSFVELYQESLYDLLQPDGGDGVRCRWSAAASSFFVEGSLMVECRGREDFLLVLREGQRNRQRGSHALNVDSSRSHVVFTVFFEVRDEAAAATSAEGVDSDGAPSSSPLPGAAAPLSSTRHGRLVFVDLAGSERLKKTLSTNSAETGSINKSLFSLGRVLELLSASPPASSDATQPAKASAQPPPFIPYRSSVLTQLLMHSLDGHGRTVMVACVSPSALHLEESLRTLHYAERARHIRATPVVHVDAATQARMALEEKVQELRKENALLRRALGLPRAGKLQDRQVEARLEELHRAWAAAQFAAPPHEAPPRSAAAPPRLSSTPRKDPPPQPRQVMRACPSRPAVPLVSSGATAASGTVGLRASSPQTVVMSSTESEADDGSPSVTGNADLPSSVPPAATVSILDLLEALPDTRLMHT